The following coding sequences are from one Rhodobiaceae bacterium window:
- a CDS encoding CHAT domain protein, with amino-acid sequence MTGRFLAALLVVPFLTSCVQEMGSALPDALDLGASSEGDACRAGKRLDTEAVGALARYDVFCGTWRRAAATIDVYPKDAAQGTGLLSECRSSVEPTLLAEGVMTCPGQLSGTLLQDLAISVAGSDTIVQARGIPGSLPAMRRGAAALAGLEAPIELSADEMAGLPGVAALQDQEVLRRRGHRRNVSFRFSLAAEDYAKAVAIQDGLFGGDPVRRADIALDLALNLSSQGRFAEAEQLLEDTALSAGVQTTSWLRDKLINYQAVHQLNTGHYREALELAEQPFAPETFGAYAFVSGESSDSVITPRAAEFVNHRSGNSVPPIYSDAELRPGVRALILEAHRSYLRASALVLSGREGAGDALDDAANLVERAPAGSAGWLDALIEERRAGNDLAEGNVGAALSRLSTLVAKWVKDQPQSLLTARLLASLGKAQISDGDVSAALTSYNSSFDLYSSVEGSFGISPDVAGDYLGVLLRAQDMGLGDAAMLTRRFVDAFEGMVEPRAAAAMAMAAARVASEGTADEIRALQDAERALQEARLALQQGASTDDPEELARLTLAVETTETAALEAEVLARQAQPQYMQLVNGGAETADLVATLAADEAFVAFAPTQAGGFGYAVFSGKVMPFGTELGRDEARRLVRRLRSTLRARAGGTPPFAAEQAHTLFQGVFGPVYAALREAGVETLIFAPRGVVGSLPPSLLLSTFNDEQKALARARSYSTLPWLANDFAFINTPSAASFVAARSAEAPEATTGMTVFGPPVPPNNSDAWIADFTARMTAEGRPARCGQVFAGQPNLQKPLTALRSSVGQTFGRRDVTGRSFTDVDTIEDASLVDQQVLVFVTHGFFGDGFCISEPSLLTSLDQAGGDGMLSATEILDMKLDATLVVLAACDTARAAEGAEGVAAVFDGAQLDGLVRSFVYAGARSVLATHWVADDAAADAVVRKFFVDAARAPMHEALRGAQQALIAQDKFSHPYFWAPYVMIGDADRVLNRG; translated from the coding sequence ATGACCGGTCGTTTCCTTGCAGCTCTCCTCGTTGTTCCCTTCCTCACCAGCTGTGTGCAGGAGATGGGGTCGGCCTTGCCGGACGCGCTTGACCTTGGTGCCAGCTCAGAAGGGGACGCCTGCCGTGCAGGCAAACGTCTTGATACAGAAGCGGTGGGCGCGCTGGCGCGGTATGACGTGTTTTGCGGCACATGGCGCCGTGCGGCGGCTACAATAGATGTTTATCCCAAGGATGCCGCTCAGGGTACCGGTCTGTTATCGGAGTGCAGGTCTTCTGTCGAACCAACGTTGCTTGCAGAGGGCGTTATGACATGCCCAGGGCAATTGTCGGGCACTTTGCTGCAGGACCTAGCGATCAGCGTTGCAGGATCTGACACGATTGTGCAGGCGCGCGGTATTCCCGGTTCGCTTCCTGCTATGCGTCGTGGTGCAGCGGCCCTTGCGGGCCTCGAAGCACCCATTGAGCTAAGCGCGGATGAAATGGCAGGCCTGCCGGGGGTTGCTGCCCTTCAGGATCAGGAAGTCCTGCGTCGACGGGGGCATCGCCGGAACGTGTCTTTTCGTTTTTCGCTTGCCGCAGAAGATTATGCAAAGGCAGTGGCCATTCAGGATGGGCTTTTCGGTGGTGATCCTGTGAGACGCGCTGATATTGCGCTCGACCTTGCCCTCAATCTTTCGAGCCAGGGGAGGTTTGCCGAAGCAGAGCAGCTGCTTGAAGACACGGCCCTCTCGGCTGGGGTGCAGACAACATCCTGGCTGCGCGACAAGCTCATCAACTATCAGGCCGTGCACCAGCTCAATACGGGGCATTACCGGGAAGCGCTGGAACTGGCTGAGCAGCCCTTCGCGCCCGAGACCTTCGGAGCCTATGCTTTCGTCTCGGGAGAAAGCTCTGACAGTGTGATCACACCGCGTGCTGCTGAGTTTGTTAATCATCGCAGCGGCAATAGCGTGCCGCCGATCTATTCAGACGCAGAACTCCGCCCTGGTGTCAGGGCGCTCATCCTCGAAGCGCATAGGTCCTATCTACGAGCGTCCGCTTTGGTTCTTTCAGGCCGTGAAGGTGCTGGCGATGCACTTGATGATGCAGCGAACCTGGTTGAGCGCGCACCTGCGGGATCGGCCGGATGGCTTGATGCGCTGATTGAAGAGCGGCGTGCTGGCAATGACCTGGCAGAAGGAAATGTTGGCGCTGCGCTGTCGCGCTTGTCGACGCTTGTGGCCAAGTGGGTCAAAGATCAACCTCAATCGCTTTTAACTGCCCGGTTGCTGGCAAGTCTCGGGAAGGCTCAGATTTCTGATGGCGATGTCTCTGCAGCGCTTACCTCCTACAATTCCTCATTTGATCTCTATTCGAGTGTGGAGGGGTCCTTCGGCATTTCGCCAGATGTTGCGGGTGATTATCTGGGTGTTTTGTTGCGCGCGCAGGATATGGGTCTTGGCGATGCTGCAATGCTCACCCGCCGTTTTGTCGATGCGTTTGAGGGCATGGTTGAACCGCGTGCCGCGGCGGCGATGGCGATGGCGGCGGCCCGTGTGGCAAGTGAGGGGACTGCAGATGAAATTAGAGCTCTGCAGGATGCGGAGCGTGCGCTTCAGGAGGCCCGCCTTGCTCTGCAGCAGGGTGCTAGCACGGATGATCCCGAAGAGCTTGCGCGATTGACACTTGCGGTGGAAACCACGGAGACAGCCGCGCTAGAGGCAGAAGTCCTCGCGCGACAGGCTCAGCCACAATATATGCAGTTGGTGAATGGTGGCGCGGAAACGGCAGACCTTGTCGCAACACTAGCTGCGGATGAGGCCTTCGTGGCCTTTGCGCCTACCCAGGCGGGTGGTTTTGGGTACGCAGTCTTCTCGGGCAAGGTAATGCCCTTCGGTACGGAGCTTGGACGCGATGAAGCGCGACGTCTTGTGCGTCGATTGCGGTCAACGCTGCGCGCACGGGCTGGTGGTACGCCGCCATTTGCTGCTGAACAGGCTCACACCTTGTTTCAGGGAGTGTTCGGCCCCGTTTACGCCGCTCTTCGGGAGGCAGGCGTTGAGACATTGATCTTCGCGCCTCGCGGGGTGGTCGGATCGCTTCCACCGTCGCTTCTGCTCTCGACCTTCAATGATGAACAGAAGGCGCTGGCACGGGCGCGGTCTTACTCCACCTTACCCTGGCTTGCCAATGACTTTGCTTTCATCAATACGCCGAGTGCGGCAAGTTTTGTTGCGGCCAGATCTGCCGAGGCACCGGAAGCAACGACCGGCATGACCGTTTTTGGGCCGCCTGTTCCACCGAACAATTCGGACGCCTGGATTGCTGATTTCACCGCTCGTATGACAGCGGAAGGGCGACCTGCCCGGTGTGGTCAGGTGTTTGCCGGTCAGCCAAATCTCCAGAAACCTCTGACGGCCTTGCGCTCTTCGGTCGGTCAAACCTTTGGTCGCCGAGATGTGACCGGACGGTCCTTTACAGACGTTGATACGATTGAGGACGCATCGCTTGTTGATCAACAGGTGTTGGTCTTTGTCACTCATGGGTTCTTCGGGGATGGTTTTTGCATCTCCGAGCCGTCGCTTCTAACGTCGCTTGACCAAGCAGGTGGTGACGGCATGCTGAGCGCAACCGAGATCCTTGATATGAAACTCGATGCCACACTGGTGGTGTTGGCTGCGTGCGATACGGCGCGGGCCGCTGAGGGTGCTGAGGGGGTTGCTGCTGTTTTCGATGGTGCGCAACTTGACGGGCTGGTTAGAAGCTTTGTCTACGCGGGCGCGCGGTCTGTTCTCGCCACACACTGGGTTGCAGATGACGCCGCGGCGGACGCAGTGGTTCGCAAGTTCTTTGTAGATGCCGCCAGAGCGCCCATGCATGAAGCCTTGCGCGGGGCACAACAAGCGCTCATCGCTCAAGACAAGTTCTCACACCCCTATTTCTGGGCTCCGTATGTGATGATCGGAGACGCCGACAGGGTGCTCAATCGCGGTTAA